A part of Andrena cerasifolii isolate SP2316 chromosome 10, iyAndCera1_principal, whole genome shotgun sequence genomic DNA contains:
- the Grx3 gene encoding glutaredoxin 3, translating into MAVTNLNSKQEYEDYVKSQDLSVIHFYAPWADQCSQINDVLEEMSKLGEYKGVKFAKIEAEKVPDVSLKAGITAVPTVVLARNDAIVDRVDGANPSAIGEKVKQHSVNSKDAISIDVCKPKGSLEDRLKKLTSQEPCMLFMKGNPANPRCGFSRTIISILDSYKADYKTFDILQDNDVREGLKKFSNWPTYPQLYLNGELIGGLDIVREMSEAGELESMLPKKS; encoded by the exons ATGGCTGTCACCAATCTCAATTCTAAGCAGGAGTACGAGGATTACGTTAA GTCACAGGATCTGTCTGTTATTCATTTTTATGCACCATGGGCCGACCAGTGTTCTCAAATAAACGACGTGCTCGAGGAGATGAGCAAATTGGGCGAATACAAAGGGGTTAAATTTGCCAAGATCGAAGCCGAGAAAGTGCCTGACGTGTCGTTGAAGGCTGGCATCACAGCGGTGCCCACGGTCGTCTTGGCGAGGAACGACGCTATAGTCGACAGAGTCGATGGAGCCAATCCTTCGGCGATAGGGGAGAAAGTTAAGCAGCACTCGGTTAACAGCAAGGACGCTATTTCAATCGATGTGTGTAAACCAAAAGGAAGCCTCGAGGACAGGCTAAAGAAGTTAACGAGTCAAGAACCCTGCATGCTGTTTATGAAAGGGAACCCTGCGAATCCACGCTGTGGATTCTCAAGGACGATAATCTCGATCTTAGATTCTTACAAAGCGGATTATAAGACGTTTGATATTTTGCAAGACAATGACGTTAGGGAAGGACTTAAGAAGTTCAGTAACTGGCCGACGTACCCGCAACTGTATCTAAATGGGGAGTTGATTGGGGGACTGGATATCGTAAGGGAGATGAGTGAAGCTGGAGAATTAGAAAGCATGCTGCCTAAGAAGAGTTAA